A part of Streptomyces sp. NBC_00557 genomic DNA contains:
- the mscL gene encoding large conductance mechanosensitive channel protein MscL: MKGFRSFILRGNVVDLAVGIVIGAAFNAVVNGFVSAFLTPLVGLATGATGDMSRKTFTAGATKFPYGAFINAAISFLLIASALYFLVVLPINKLHERLAPHQDVQAPKRDCPECLSPVPAQARRCASCTVPLPAVPAQGGETTQRDG; the protein is encoded by the coding sequence GTGAAGGGCTTCCGCAGCTTCATCCTGCGCGGCAATGTGGTCGACCTGGCGGTCGGCATCGTCATCGGAGCGGCGTTCAACGCCGTCGTCAACGGTTTCGTCAGCGCCTTTTTGACCCCGCTCGTGGGGCTGGCCACCGGTGCCACCGGCGACATGAGCCGCAAGACCTTCACCGCAGGCGCCACCAAGTTCCCCTACGGAGCTTTCATCAACGCGGCGATCAGCTTCCTCCTCATCGCCAGCGCCCTGTACTTCCTCGTCGTACTCCCGATCAACAAGCTGCACGAGCGCCTCGCTCCCCACCAGGACGTCCAAGCCCCCAAGCGGGACTGCCCCGAGTGCCTCAGCCCCGTCCCGGCCCAGGCCCGACGCTGCGCCTCCTGCACCGTCCCCCTGCCCGCGGTTCCCGCTCAGGGCGGGGAGACAACCCAGCGGGACGGGTGA
- a CDS encoding HAD family hydrolase: MVRAVVFDVGETLVDETALFGGWADWLGVPRHTFSALIGASIALGGSFVEAFETVRPGFDFRVEDRLRKEAGVPDRIREEDLYPDARACLQELRSLGVWVGIAGNQPARAGQDLQSLRLPVDLVATSAEWGVSKPDPEFFERLVTAAPFPAEEILYVGDRVERDVTPAKKVGMRAALLRRGPWAYLHDGDDSGADLRLDGLAALPAWVARQR, translated from the coding sequence ATGGTGCGCGCTGTGGTGTTCGATGTCGGGGAGACGCTGGTCGATGAAACCGCACTATTCGGCGGCTGGGCTGACTGGCTGGGGGTGCCGCGGCATACCTTCTCGGCGCTGATCGGAGCATCGATTGCACTTGGTGGGAGCTTCGTTGAGGCGTTCGAGACGGTTCGACCCGGCTTTGACTTCCGAGTCGAGGACCGCTTGCGGAAGGAGGCCGGAGTGCCGGATCGAATCCGCGAAGAAGACCTTTACCCAGATGCCCGAGCCTGCCTTCAGGAGCTCCGCAGCCTCGGTGTCTGGGTGGGCATTGCCGGGAACCAGCCAGCGCGAGCTGGGCAAGATCTGCAGTCCCTCCGATTGCCGGTGGACCTGGTGGCCACCAGCGCGGAGTGGGGGGTCAGCAAGCCCGATCCGGAGTTCTTCGAGCGACTGGTGACAGCCGCGCCGTTCCCGGCAGAGGAAATCCTGTACGTCGGGGACCGGGTCGAGCGGGATGTGACCCCGGCGAAGAAGGTCGGGATGCGAGCGGCGCTGCTGCGCCGCGGACCCTGGGCGTATCTCCATGATGGCGATGACAGCGGAGCAGATCTGCGCCTCGACGGATTGGCAGCTCTGCCAGCGTGGGTTGCCCGGCAACGCTGA
- a CDS encoding MerR family transcriptional regulator, protein MSVTADRTERLIRIGEVARGAGVSVRAVRYYEQQGLLTPERSPSGQRLYRHDAIPRVRFFQQMYAAGLTSRRITELLPCWDAGHTDAEQRAMLRVERERIQAKIEDLQAARDRLDEVIAITDTHP, encoded by the coding sequence ATGTCCGTCACAGCGGACCGGACCGAGCGGTTGATCCGCATCGGCGAGGTGGCACGAGGTGCCGGCGTCTCGGTGCGCGCCGTGCGCTACTACGAGCAGCAGGGACTGCTCACCCCGGAGCGCAGCCCGTCCGGCCAGCGCCTGTACCGCCACGACGCCATCCCCCGGGTCCGCTTCTTCCAGCAGATGTACGCCGCCGGCCTGACCAGCCGAAGGATCACCGAACTCCTTCCGTGCTGGGACGCTGGCCACACCGACGCCGAACAACGAGCCATGTTGCGCGTCGAGCGCGAGCGCATCCAGGCCAAGATCGAAGATCTGCAGGCCGCCCGAGACCGCCTCGACGAGGTCATCGCGATCACGGACACGCACCCGTAG
- a CDS encoding SDR family oxidoreductase has product MDINDSVALVTGANRGLGRAFAQRLLERGARKVYATARRPETVDLPGAEVLPLDIADPASVRAAAEAAPDVSLLINNAGISTGTDLVTGSPDAVRRELETNMFGHLEMIRTFAPALARNGGGAIVNVLSAMSWFGGKGAGAYHLSKAAAWAMTNGVRLELAEQGTLVTAVHLGLADTDMAAGWPVDKIAPSDLADAALDGVEAGSAEVLADQWSRDVKSRLPLTPEEFNATMDRALAALMGA; this is encoded by the coding sequence ATGGATATCAACGACTCCGTCGCCCTTGTCACCGGAGCCAACCGAGGCTTGGGCCGTGCCTTCGCCCAGCGCCTGCTCGAACGGGGCGCCCGCAAGGTCTACGCGACGGCCCGCCGACCGGAGACCGTGGACCTGCCCGGGGCCGAGGTGCTGCCCCTCGACATCGCCGATCCGGCATCCGTGAGGGCCGCCGCCGAGGCCGCCCCGGACGTCTCGCTACTCATCAACAACGCGGGAATCAGTACGGGGACCGACCTGGTGACCGGTTCGCCGGACGCGGTGCGGCGCGAGCTGGAGACCAACATGTTCGGCCACCTGGAAATGATCCGGACGTTCGCGCCGGCACTCGCCAGGAACGGCGGGGGCGCGATCGTCAACGTCCTCTCCGCCATGTCGTGGTTCGGAGGCAAGGGCGCCGGTGCCTATCACCTGTCCAAGGCCGCCGCCTGGGCCATGACCAACGGCGTCCGCCTGGAGCTCGCCGAGCAGGGCACGCTCGTCACAGCCGTACACCTCGGGCTGGCCGACACCGACATGGCCGCGGGCTGGCCCGTGGACAAGATCGCTCCGTCGGACCTGGCCGACGCGGCGCTCGACGGTGTCGAGGCGGGCTCCGCCGAGGTCCTCGCCGACCAGTGGAGTCGGGATGTCAAGTCCCGTCTGCCCCTGACGCCGGAAGAGTTCAACGCCACAATGGACCGCGCCTTGGCGGCGCTGATGGGGGCCTGA